The Palaemon carinicauda isolate YSFRI2023 chromosome 37, ASM3689809v2, whole genome shotgun sequence genome contains a region encoding:
- the LOC137629252 gene encoding uncharacterized protein, whose product MVSPFYPKSSGELFRYPKPNGKSPCYPKSSGESFRYPKPNGKSPCYPKSSGESFRYPKPNGKSPCYPKSSGESFRYPKPNGKSPCYPKSSGESFRYPKPNGKSPCYPKSSGESFRYPKPNGKSPCYPKSSGESFRYPKPNGKSPCYPKSSGESFRYPKPNGKSPCYPKSSGESFRYPKPNGKSPCYPKSSGESFRYPKPNGKSPCYPKSSCESFRYPKPNGKSPCSP is encoded by the coding sequence ATGGTGTCACCGTTTTACCCTAAAAGTAGCGGCGAGTTATTCCGTTACCCTAAACCTAATGGTAAGTCCCCGTGTTACCCTAAAAGTAGCGGCGAGTCATTCCGTTACCCTAAACCTAATGGTAAGTCCCCGTGTTACCCTAAAAGTAGCGGCGAGTCATTCCGTTACCCTAAACCTAATGGTAAGTCCCCGTGTTACCCTAAAAGTAGCGGCGAGTCATTCCGTTACCCTAAACCTAATGGTAAGTCCCCGTGTTACCCTAAAAGTAGCGGCGAGTCATTCCGTTACCCTAAACCTAATGGTAAGTCCCCGTGTTACCCTAAAAGTAGCGGCGAGTCATTCCGTTACCCTAAACCTAATGGTAAGTCCCCGTGTTACCCTAAAAGTAGCGGCGAGTCATTCCGTTACCCTAAACCTAATGGTAAGTCACCGTGTTACCCTAAAAGTAGCGGCGAGTCATTCCGTTACCCTAAACCTAATGGTAAGTCCCCGTGTTACCCTAAAAGTAGCGGCGAGTCATTCCGTTACCCTAAACCTAATGGTAAGTCCCCGTGTTACCCTAAAAGTAGCGGCGAGTCATTCCGTTACCCTAAACCTAATGGTAAGTCACCGTGTTACCCTAAAAGTAGCTGTGAGTCATTCCGTTACCCTAAACCTAATGGTAAGTCACCGTGTTCCCCTTAA
- the zuc gene encoding uncharacterized protein zuc, with amino-acid sequence MDRSLWRKCSKYTLSVIAFLIGTEIVYKCIQYFYTYLRSEGDGESMYYYKVLFFPDEGILSNLDHQKPEDLCTDVLDTAATTKVLSLDDDFTPKNTLFGTSSLLRDSCRSSPPRSLFNPLLKSTSLIHMVNVLDAAERSLLVCVYLVSSSDLLDAIIRAKDRGVRVRIILDRGMSSVSNLAVLLKSSIPIRYSKPSQMMHNKFAIADALEDVSRLETIATNDSFPAVRCMLRSRRGKPKESGGVLMTGSFNWTWNAVISNYENVVVTNDHRLVAAYAKEFEKLWDLFSQTELKNLNALDCQNKI; translated from the exons ATGGATCGCTCCCTATGGAGGAAGTGTTCCAAATATACTCTATCTGTGATTGCTTTTTTGATTGGGACAGAAATAGTCTACAAGTGTATCCAGTATTTCTACACTTATTTGCGTAGTGAAGGAGACGGTGAATCTATGTACTACTACAAAGTTCTCTTCTTCCCCGACGAGGGAATCCTGTCGAATTTGGACCACCAAAAACCAGAGGATCTCTGTACTGACGTCCTTGACACAGCTGCTACCACAAAGGTACTAAGCCTGGATGACGATTTCACGCCAAAGAATACTCTATTTGGAACTAGTTCCCTGTTAAGAGATTCCTGCAGAAGCAGTCCTCCAAGAAGTTTATTCAACCCCCTACTGAAAAGCACCTCGCTTATCCACATGGTCAACGTCCTAGACGCTGCTGAAAGGTCTCTACTGGTTTGCGTGTACCTGGTATCATCCTCTGACCTGCTGGATGCAATTATCCGGGCAAAG GACCGAGGTGTGAGGGTGCGAATCATTTTGGACAGAGGAATGTCCTCGGTCAGCAACTTGGCTGTGCTGCTGAAGAGCAGCATCCCCATACGCTACAGCAAACCTTCCCAAATGATGCACAACAAGTTTGCCATTGCCGATGCCCTGGAAGACGTGAGTCGTCTCGAGACGATAGCAACAAACGATTCCTTCCCTGCTGTCAGATGTATGCTCCGCAGCCGAAGGGGAAAGCCGAAGGAAAGTGGAGGTGTACTGATGACAGGATCGTTCAACTGGACTTGGAACGCCGTCATATCAAACTACGAAAATGTCGTCGTCACCAACGACCATCGGCTTGTTGCTGCTTACGCTAAAGAGTTTGAGAAGCTGTGGGATTTATTTAGTCAAACCGAATTGAAGAATTTGAATGCTTTGGATTGTCAGAACAAAATTTAG